In Gordonia sp. SL306, the genomic window TCGCGGCCGTGCAGACACCGAGGGCCACACCGCGGATGCGATTGGGGAACATCTCGCCGAGCATCACCCACATCACCGGACCCCAGGTCGCCGCGAAGAAGACGACGAAGAGGTTGGCACCGATCAGGGCGACCACGCCCCACTCGTCGGACAGCGTGACCTCGGCGACGCCGTCCTTCACCGTGGTCATCGCCTGGGTGAAGGCGATACACGCCATCAGCAATCCGATGAACATGCCGACGGATCCGATGAGCAACAATCTGCGGCGGCCGAGCCGGTCCACGAACAGGATCGCGACAAAGGTCATGCCCACGTTGATCGCCGACGTGATGACCGACGTGGTGAACGCCTGATCGGTGTCGAAACCGACCGACTTCCACAGTGTCGTCGAGTAGTAGAAGATCGCGTTGATGCCCACGAACTGCTGGAAGATCGCGATCCAGATACCCACCCACACCAGTGGGTGCAACCCGAACGATGGACCGCGGATGTCAGCCAGAGACGTGCGGGCCTCGCGTTTCACCGTGATCTTGATTTCCCGGACCCGCTCGAGCGGATTGGGCTCGCCCGTCACCTCCTGCAAGATGCGGGCCGCCTCCTCGTCGCGGTTGCGGCCCACCAGGTACCGCGGCGACTCCGGGATCATCAGCGCGAGCAGACCGTAGATCACCGCGGGCACCACGCCGACGAGGAACATCCAGCGCCATGCCTCGAGACCCCACCACAGCACGTTCAGTGGATCGCCTGCCGCGTCCTGCAGCAACGTGTCCGAGAGGAGGGCGGCGAAGATGCCCAGCGTGATCGCCAACTGCTGCATGGATGCCAGGGCGCCTCGATAGCGGGCCGGCGCGATCTCGGAGATGTAGGCCGGTGCGATCACCGACGCGATACCGATGCCGATGCCACCGAGGACGCGCCACAGCAGGAGATCCCAGACGGTCTGGGTGTACGCGGTCCCGATCGCCGAGATGACGAACAGCGCCGAACCGAGGAGCATCACGCGCTTGCGGCCCCAGACGTCGGCCAGCCGCCCAGCGAACCACGCACCGAGAGCACAACCGAGGAGCGCGATGGCGACCGCGAAGCCGGTGAAGAGGGCGCCGAGACCGAAGGTGTCCTGGATCGAGTCGACGGCGCCATTGACCACCGAACTGTCGAAACCGAACAGGAATCCGCCGACCGCCGCGGCCACCGTGACGCCGATGACCTTCGCCGTGTGCTGCTCGGCGATCTCCTGATGATGCTCTTGCGACATATGCCGTGTCCTCATCGTCGAGTCCCACCGAATGACCGGCGGAGGTATGCGTTTGCCAGGCTACTAGCCGAAACGCCGTGTTCCGCGGGATTTCCGCGCAGTGCGTGGGGTCAAGATTCGGTATCGGAAGCCGGGAACCACGCCGGTGTCAGGCCGACGCGCGGCCTGCGCAGGTCGAGTTTCGCGCGTTCACCATCGGAACGAACGCCATGAGCCCGACCTTCTGATGGATCCGGAACACCACGGGTCCTCGTCCGGGGTGCAGGTCCACCTGCCAGGTCACCACCCGGGCCCGGCTCGGCACCGTCACCGATCCGGTCCGGCCGCTCGCGAGATTGCGCCAGTCGACCCGGGTCTCGACGGTGTAGTCGAGGAGCGGCGACGGCTGCGCCCGATTGGATGCGATCAGCGATATGGCCGGCCCCGGAAGCCCGTCGGCAGGGAATGGGATGCCGTTGAACACGTCGACGCGGACCGGGATCGGCGACCCCGGCAACGGATTGGGACTGTCACAACGCAGTGTGGTGACAAGGTTCGGTTCGGTGTACTCGGGGATCGCCTGCGCGGCTCCGGTCCCCGCGGTCAGCGCGCATGCCGCCAACAGCGCGACGGCCACCGCCCCGACTGCTCGCCGCCCGATCGACCGACGTCCCCTCCCACCGAACCCCATGGGCCGAGTCTAGGGGTTACTAAGATGGGCCCATGGCGAATCTCCAGATTGCCCAGGACCCGGCCGCCGACGCGTTGCTCTCGACCGACGCTTTCGCGTTGCTGACCGGGATGTTGCTCGACCAGCAGTTCCCGATGGAGCGGGCCTTCGCGGGTCCGGCCAAGATCCGAGACCGCTTCGGCACCATGGATCCGGGCGCCATCGCCGCCGCCGAACCCGATTCGTTCGCCGATCTGTGTGCCACACCGCCTGCCATCCACCGCTACGGTCGGTCGATGGCCGGCCGCGTCCAAGGGTTGGCCCGGGTGGTCGTCGACGAGTACGGCGGTGACACCGAACGGATCTGGACCGAGGCGTCGTCGGGTGCCGATCTGTTCGCGCGCGTGCGCGCACTTCCCGGTTTCGGGGACCAGAAGGCCAAGATCTTCACCGCCCTGTTGGCCAAACAACTCGGCGTGAAGCCCGCGGGGTGGACAAAAGTGGTCGGCGACTACGGCAAGGCCGGGTATCGCTCGGTCGCCGACGTCACCGATCCGGAATCCCTGCAGAAGGTCCGCGACTTCAAGAAGGCGGCGAAAGCGGCCAAGGCCGCACAGCAGGCGTGAGGGCACACAAGGGGTGACGCCGGCCGTCCCCCGCTGACGTCGGCGACCCGGCGATGCTGTGCCGCAGGCCATCGGTGTCCTAGGGTCAGCACATGGACTCGAACAGCGTCGACACCCGCAGTGTCGTCGAACTGCCGTTTCGCCTCGGTTTCGCGGTCACCGGTGTGGTGCTGACCGCCGCCGAATCGGCCGTCGCCATCGCACGCATCACCGCGAGCAGTGTTCAGCACGAGGTGAATGTCGCGCTCGGCCTCTCCGGCGACGAACTCGGCAGCGCCCGCACCCCCATCGCCCTCCTGAACCAGCTTGCCGAGTTGCTCGGACCGGACCGGCCCTTCGGGCGGATTCTGGCCGCGGGCGGACCCCTCGAACGTCTCCTCAACCCGGACGGCGTGATCGACCGGCTGACCGCTCCCGACGGACTCCTCGAGAAACTGACGACCAGCGGCGGGCTGCTCGACCAGATGGCCGAGGACGGCGGCATCCTGGTTCGGCTCACCGCGAAGGACGGCCCGCTGGACCGGCTCACCCGGCCGGGTGGCGTGGTCGATCAGTTCACCGAGAGCGAGGGCATCCTCGAGCGCCTCACCTCCGAGGGCGGCATCGTCGACAAGCTCACCTCCCCGGACGGCGTCCTGGAGAAGGTGACCGTGTCGGGAGGTGTCCTGGACCGCATGGCCGAGGACGGCGGACTGCTCGATCAGCTCGTCGGCGAGAACGGCGCGGTTGAGCGCGCCATCGCACCCGACGGGCCGCTGGACCGGATCACCGAACTGACCGAGGTGATCGGACAGCTCGCCCCCAATCTGCTCGCCATGCAGGACACGGTGCACGAGCTCGCCGAGACCGTCGATCTGCTCAATCAGACCGTGGCGCCGCTCGGCGGGCTCGCCGACCGGCTCCCGAAGCGGCTCACCCGGGGTTCCAAGGGTGGTTCCGGACATTCGTCGGGCACGCCGTCGATCACCGACGGTTCCGAACGCAACGGCTATCCGCGGTCGGGCTCCGGCGAACCGGGCGGCGGCCCGGCCGAATCCTGACGGCCGTCGATCGTGGCGACCAGTGCCAACGCGTCGGTGAGCAGATCGACGTAGCGTTCCACGTCGGGCATCACCTCCGGGCTCGTGGTCACCGAGATCGCGATCGCATCCCCGATGCCGTGGACCCCGTGGGTCAGGCCCTGCGCGGGCGACAGGGCGGGGAATCCGGTGGTTAACAGCACCGGCCCACCGCCGAGCGCGAGGTCGGCGACGCCGCGGTACACCGACGACACCACCGTCACGCCGGTCACCCTCTCCGGTGGCGCGTCTGCGTCGAATTGCCTTGTCCCCCAGTGCCCGAGGAAGGCCGGCGTGGCATCGGAGGCCCGCCTCTCGGCCACCCGGGCGGGTTCATCGTCGGTATCGGCGGCGCGAGCGATCTCCCCCGCGATGAGTCGTGCGCGTCCGGAAGGGTCCGCCACCTCGACGTGGAGGTCGATACCCGCATTGCGAAAGTTGTTACGCGCCTTCGCCCGAGCATTACGTCCGATGGTCAGTTCGGCCCCGATCGGCTCGGCACCTGCCCCCAGGTACCTCTCGAGCGCGATCGAGATGGCTGTCAGCGCACCGACCGTCACGGTGTGGCCGGCGGGCAACGTGGTCCGGTCGACCACCACCACCCGCAGTGTCCGCCGAGCGCCGGGAGGTCTGTTGAGCTGTGTCAGCGCATATCCGGGTCTCGCCGACGGCGGGCGGGCGCCGACCGCGCGGAAGGCCTCGACACCCCGCCACAGCATCCGGCCGATCCGGACCGGCGTCGCGAGTGCTCCACGCACGGCCGCCGATGACCCGGCGAGGACGGGCGGGAGCGCGTCGGTCGGAGCCCTGGTGGCCGTGCGCAGGTGGTGCTCGCCGAAGAGATCACGGGCGATCTGCGACGTACGTCGCCCGTCACCGAGCGAGTGGGTGATCTGCAGCACCGCGACCACCCCGGGGCCTCGTGGGGTGTCCGCGATCGGGCCGAGAAGATGCAACCGCCAACAGGTCCGGGTGGCGACGAGCTGGTCGGCCGTCAGCTCCCCGACCCGCTCGAGGCACCGCGACCAGGCGTCGATGCCGGTATGGACGACGACCTGATCTGGCGTTGGGGGCCGATGCACCCAGAGCGGATGGTCGAGCGACAACGGGACGTCGCACACCCGGAGACCCAGATCTGCCACCCGGCCCGCGCGACGGCGCAGTCCCTCGGCGAGATCGGCCATCGGAACCTGCTGATCGGCAAAGCAATACAGCAGGAACTGATCGTTGGGAATCGCGGCCGACAGCCAGTACATCCGGGAGTCGGCGGGCTCCATCCGCGTCACCCGATCACGGTAACAAGTCGTCCCGATGCACCCGATCAGGTCGCCCGTGGCTCCAGATGGACAAGCGCCTGAACGTGGATGTCGGCTCCGTCCAGCGCCTCTCGGATGTCCTCGACGGCCTCGCCGACCGACCCGGCGATCTCGGCATAGCTGTGCGTCGGCGTCGCGGTCACCGTCAAGCGGATGATCTTGCGGCCGCGATCGTCCGTCGCCTTCGCGACCGCACGGTCCACCCTGGGGTCGGATGCCAGCTCATCGGCAACGGCGCCTGCGATCAGTTTCGGCGCCACGGTCAGGCTGCCGCTCTGGTCGGAGCCCTGCAGGACGAGGTCATCGACCTTCCCGGGCCGGATCGTCGCCGCGATGAGTCGCCAGCCCCAGATCACCGCGAGCAGCGCCAACCCGATCAGGACCACCGGCCACCAGCCCGTGTCCGCGAACCGCGCCACCCATCCCTCGTCGATCCGCTCGATCCGGTCCCGCACAGGGGTGACATCCGTGCGCCACAGGATGGCGCCGAGTCCCACCACGAGGAACACCACACCGAACAGTCCCACGGTCAGCCGATGCCACGCGGCGGGTCCGCGGTTCATGCTCGATCACCGCTCCGCCGGCCGACCGGCCGCACCTTCGCACGCAACGGCGCGTCGATGTCCGCCAGCACGTCGCCGACGACCCGATCGATGTCCCCGAGGTCTGCGGCGTCGGTCACGGTGACCCGGACCTTGACGGTTCGACGACCGACCACCGTGGTCGCGTGGTCGACGCCGGTTAGGCCGGATGCAGCGTTACTGCACCGGCGGGCGAGGTCACCACGACGGGTCCACATGACCTCATAACCCTTGAGGCTCAGGTGCGTTCGGCGGCGCGGTTTCACGGCGAGCCAGATCATCGCGACGCCGATCACGATCAGGGTGACGGCCACCGGCCACATCCAGTCCGACCACCCGAGGTCGGCCACCCGGTCCGCCGCGTCACGGGTCCATGCCGAACCCGACAACCAGCCGATCTGGACCAGCAGATCGCGGACGGCCACCGCCGCGACGCCCAGCAGCACCAGACCGATCACGCAGCCGACGATCGTCGCGGCCGGATTGGCGGCCGGCGCAAAGACCTTGGCGTCGTGGGTGTCTGCCGTCTTGGCCGCGGTCGATCGGTCGGAGCCCGTGGTCGTGGAGGCCGTCATGACCGGACCTCCCCGTCGGCGGGGGCCGGTTGCGGTGCCGGGGGCGGCAGCTCGACGAAACCGGGACCCGGGCGGTCGGCGGAGACGGCGGCACCCGACAACACTGCCGCGACCGTCACGTCCACCCGCCCGGGCCGGACGCCGGTCAGTCGGGCCAGTTCGTCGGCCGTGACACCGCGCACCTTCCGACAGACGTCGGTCAACCGGCACGGCCATCGGACGGCGATGGTCAGACGAACCGACGGAGCGGTCACGGACATGTCGACCGACGCCTGTGGGTAGTCGCCGCCTGCAACAGCTCGCCCCGGGGTGGCGCCCGACAGCATCGAACCGAGCGAGGTCTGATGGCGGACCACCCCGTCGACGTCGAGAGCCGCACGGACGGCGATCTTTTCACCGACCCGATCGGCGATGCTGAGCGAGCCGGGGTCGGCGGTGAGCGTCTCAGCCACGATTTCGACTCCGCAGCAGTGCGCCCAGATCCACCGCCCCGTCGCGCTGCAGCCCGATCGCCAGGCCGACCGCGCCGAGGACCAGTGCGAGCACGAAGCCGCCGAATCCGCCCGTCGTCGCTGCTATGGCGAGGAGCAGACCGGCGATCAGACCTATTGTCGCGTTGTTGGCCATGTACTTTCCATCCTCAATCGTCTGTGGGAGGGCCGTCGGTGGGATCCGCACCGAGCCGGTCGGTGTGGACACTGATGTCCTCGACGGTCACGGTGACCGGTAGGCCGGTGAGCTCCTCGATGCGGCGGCGGACCCGATCGGCGACGCCGCGGAGGTCGTGGTCCATGTCGACGACGACATGGACGTGCGCGGAGTCGTCGTCGACGACCACCCCGGTCACGCGACCGCCGGGCAGGTAGGTGGCGATCTCGCCGAACACCCCGCCGTACAGACCGGTGACGCCGGGAACTGCCGTCACCACGTCGGCGATCTCCCGGGCCCTGGTCGAAGCGATGGTCACGTCGTCGGACATCACTGCACGCGCGGTTCCTCGTCGACGGATTCGTCGTCGTCGTCGAAGTGGATGTCGTGGACGGTGACGTTGACCTCGGTCACCTCGAGACCGGTCATCTGCTCGATGGCCGCGATGACGTTGCGGCGGATGGCGGCTGCCAACTGATGGATGGCGACCCCGTAATCGGCGACGATCGACACGTCGACCGCGGCCTGGAGCTCACCGACCTCGACGTTGATGCCCTGAGTGGTGCTGGTGGCGGTTCCGGGGAGTACGTCACGCACTTTCCCCACGACGCGCTCGGTCGCGCCGCCGACGTCGTGCACGCCGTCGATCTCACGAGTCGCGATCCCGGCGATCTTGGCCACCACGATGTCGGAGATGGCAGTCTTGCCCCGTTCGCCGACCAGCGATGAGTCGTTCTTGGCCAGTGCCAGGCTCTTGCCGGACGATCCCGAGGAGACACCCGTCGAGACGGGTTCGGCGGTGGCGGCCTGCGGACGATTGGTCGTATCGGACATACGATCCCCTTCACTCTT contains:
- a CDS encoding sugar porter family MFS transporter, with translation MSQEHHQEIAEQHTAKVIGVTVAAAVGGFLFGFDSSVVNGAVDSIQDTFGLGALFTGFAVAIALLGCALGAWFAGRLADVWGRKRVMLLGSALFVISAIGTAYTQTVWDLLLWRVLGGIGIGIASVIAPAYISEIAPARYRGALASMQQLAITLGIFAALLSDTLLQDAAGDPLNVLWWGLEAWRWMFLVGVVPAVIYGLLALMIPESPRYLVGRNRDEEAARILQEVTGEPNPLERVREIKITVKREARTSLADIRGPSFGLHPLVWVGIWIAIFQQFVGINAIFYYSTTLWKSVGFDTDQAFTTSVITSAINVGMTFVAILFVDRLGRRRLLLIGSVGMFIGLLMACIAFTQAMTTVKDGVAEVTLSDEWGVVALIGANLFVVFFAATWGPVMWVMLGEMFPNRIRGVALGVCTAANWLANFTISMLFPQVSKVLGLGWVYGFFAFCAAASFFYVRSKVQETKGLELEDMDGVAATRLSEFEAVRSAKGPHQSQ
- a CDS encoding HhH-GPD-type base excision DNA repair protein, yielding MANLQIAQDPAADALLSTDAFALLTGMLLDQQFPMERAFAGPAKIRDRFGTMDPGAIAAAEPDSFADLCATPPAIHRYGRSMAGRVQGLARVVVDEYGGDTERIWTEASSGADLFARVRALPGFGDQKAKIFTALLAKQLGVKPAGWTKVVGDYGKAGYRSVADVTDPESLQKVRDFKKAAKAAKAAQQA
- a CDS encoding WS/DGAT domain-containing protein — its product is MEPADSRMYWLSAAIPNDQFLLYCFADQQVPMADLAEGLRRRAGRVADLGLRVCDVPLSLDHPLWVHRPPTPDQVVVHTGIDAWSRCLERVGELTADQLVATRTCWRLHLLGPIADTPRGPGVVAVLQITHSLGDGRRTSQIARDLFGEHHLRTATRAPTDALPPVLAGSSAAVRGALATPVRIGRMLWRGVEAFRAVGARPPSARPGYALTQLNRPPGARRTLRVVVVDRTTLPAGHTVTVGALTAISIALERYLGAGAEPIGAELTIGRNARAKARNNFRNAGIDLHVEVADPSGRARLIAGEIARAADTDDEPARVAERRASDATPAFLGHWGTRQFDADAPPERVTGVTVVSSVYRGVADLALGGGPVLLTTGFPALSPAQGLTHGVHGIGDAIAISVTTSPEVMPDVERYVDLLTDALALVATIDGRQDSAGPPPGSPEPDRG
- a CDS encoding DUF6286 domain-containing protein, which encodes MTASTTTGSDRSTAAKTADTHDAKVFAPAANPAATIVGCVIGLVLLGVAAVAVRDLLVQIGWLSGSAWTRDAADRVADLGWSDWMWPVAVTLIVIGVAMIWLAVKPRRRTHLSLKGYEVMWTRRGDLARRCSNAASGLTGVDHATTVVGRRTVKVRVTVTDAADLGDIDRVVGDVLADIDAPLRAKVRPVGRRSGDRA
- a CDS encoding Asp23/Gls24 family envelope stress response protein, producing the protein MAETLTADPGSLSIADRVGEKIAVRAALDVDGVVRHQTSLGSMLSGATPGRAVAGGDYPQASVDMSVTAPSVRLTIAVRWPCRLTDVCRKVRGVTADELARLTGVRPGRVDVTVAAVLSGAAVSADRPGPGFVELPPPAPQPAPADGEVRS
- a CDS encoding DUF2273 domain-containing protein; the encoded protein is MANNATIGLIAGLLLAIAATTGGFGGFVLALVLGAVGLAIGLQRDGAVDLGALLRSRNRG
- a CDS encoding Asp23/Gls24 family envelope stress response protein — its product is MSDTTNRPQAATAEPVSTGVSSGSSGKSLALAKNDSSLVGERGKTAISDIVVAKIAGIATREIDGVHDVGGATERVVGKVRDVLPGTATSTTQGINVEVGELQAAVDVSIVADYGVAIHQLAAAIRRNVIAAIEQMTGLEVTEVNVTVHDIHFDDDDESVDEEPRVQ